From Pelmatolapia mariae isolate MD_Pm_ZW linkage group LG22, Pm_UMD_F_2, whole genome shotgun sequence, a single genomic window includes:
- the tuft1b gene encoding tuftelin 1b isoform X2, producing the protein MTVAGSLDSAYNVETRQATPHNSTTESTIEFVPPQKPEEQEDEVEVRPHIEVEVIKFYLGKNPPEESVKMLTDEVSQIQEVRYCLKTLRQQMAARQNGNNSKRPANGFRVKAPTSQPGVINANGVHTDAYVGDNQEESARLREVTKRLYAQLKEMEKQHQEEIDILQAESNEYQAQLAEQTERLQKAEEQSAERGQQVEELQKLLGNMEIENGILKDKMAAGEAELLQLKAGGEEAGEKEQRCAELEKEVAVLKEKIHHLDDMLMSQQRKVRHMIEQLQNSRTVLQERDRAIRDLEEKVAFLEAENKEMHDHMEYYLAGQDLPPSSTENKPEVVYSKPLTPTTQSSKALPFIKVIEIKS; encoded by the exons GACCGTTGCAGGCAGCTTAGACTCAGCTTACAACGTCGAGACCAGACAGGCAACACCTCACAACAGCACAACA GAGAGCACCATAGAATTTGTGCCGCCGCAAAAACCTGAAGAGCAGGAAGACGAAGTTGAAGTCAGACCTCACATAGAAGTTGAAGTCATCAAA TTTTACCTCGGAAAAAACCCACCGGAAGAAAGCGTCAAGATGCTTACGGACGAGGTGTCCCAGATTCAGGAG gtgaGGTATTGTCTGAAGACTCTGAGACAGCAGATGGCAGCCAGGCAGAATGGCAACAACAGCAAG CGTCCAGCCAATGGCTTCAGAGTCAAAGCACCCACCAGCCAACCAGGTGTCATCAATGCCAACGGCGTCCACACTGATGCTTAC GTTGGGGATAATCAAGAGGAGAGTGCGAGGCTCAGAGAGGTGACCAAACGCCTGTATGCTCAGCTGAAGGAGATGGAGAAGCAGCATCAGGAGGAGATCGACATACTGCAG GCCGAGTCAAACGAGtatcaggcacagctggctgagCAGACAGAGCGGCTGCAGAAGGCTGAGGAGCAGTCTGCAGAGAGAGGTCAACAGGTGGAGGAGCTGCAGAAGCTGCTGGGAAACATGGAGATCGAGAACGGCATCCTCAAAGACAAGATGGCTGCAGGAGAGGCGGAGCTGCTGCAGCTTAAAGCAGGCGGAGAAGAAGCAGGAGAGAAGGAGCAGAG GTGTGCAGAGCTCGAGAAGGAGGTGGCTGTCCTGAAGGAAAAGATTCATCATCTTGACGACATGTTAATGAGTCAGCAGAGGAAGGTCCGCCACATGATCGAACAG CTCCAGAACTCCCGCACGGTTCTCCAGGAGAGAGATCGAGCCATCAGGGATCTGGAGGAGAAGGTGGCTTTCCTGGAAGCAGAG AACAAAGAAATGCATGACCACATGGAATACTACCTGGCAGGCCAGGATCTTCCACCCTCATCTACTGAGAACAAGCCAGAGGTTGTTTACAG CAAACCGCTGACACCGACAACTCAGAGCAGCAAAGCCCTCCCATTCATCAAAGTCATTGAGATCAAATCATGA
- the tuft1b gene encoding tuftelin 1b isoform X3 gives MLTDEVSQIQEVRYCLKTLRQQMAARQNGNNSKRPANGFRVKAPTSQPGVINANGVHTDAYVGDNQEESARLREVTKRLYAQLKEMEKQHQEEIDILQAESNEYQAQLAEQTERLQKAEEQSAERGQQVEELQKLLGNMEIENGILKDKMAAGEAELLQLKAGGEEAGEKEQRCAELEKEVAVLKEKIHHLDDMLMSQQRKVRHMIEQLQNSRTVLQERDRAIRDLEEKVAFLEAENKEMHDHMEYYLAGQDLPPSSTENKPEVVYSKPLTPTTQSSKALPFIKVIEIKS, from the exons ATGCTTACGGACGAGGTGTCCCAGATTCAGGAG gtgaGGTATTGTCTGAAGACTCTGAGACAGCAGATGGCAGCCAGGCAGAATGGCAACAACAGCAAG CGTCCAGCCAATGGCTTCAGAGTCAAAGCACCCACCAGCCAACCAGGTGTCATCAATGCCAACGGCGTCCACACTGATGCTTAC GTTGGGGATAATCAAGAGGAGAGTGCGAGGCTCAGAGAGGTGACCAAACGCCTGTATGCTCAGCTGAAGGAGATGGAGAAGCAGCATCAGGAGGAGATCGACATACTGCAG GCCGAGTCAAACGAGtatcaggcacagctggctgagCAGACAGAGCGGCTGCAGAAGGCTGAGGAGCAGTCTGCAGAGAGAGGTCAACAGGTGGAGGAGCTGCAGAAGCTGCTGGGAAACATGGAGATCGAGAACGGCATCCTCAAAGACAAGATGGCTGCAGGAGAGGCGGAGCTGCTGCAGCTTAAAGCAGGCGGAGAAGAAGCAGGAGAGAAGGAGCAGAG GTGTGCAGAGCTCGAGAAGGAGGTGGCTGTCCTGAAGGAAAAGATTCATCATCTTGACGACATGTTAATGAGTCAGCAGAGGAAGGTCCGCCACATGATCGAACAG CTCCAGAACTCCCGCACGGTTCTCCAGGAGAGAGATCGAGCCATCAGGGATCTGGAGGAGAAGGTGGCTTTCCTGGAAGCAGAG AACAAAGAAATGCATGACCACATGGAATACTACCTGGCAGGCCAGGATCTTCCACCCTCATCTACTGAGAACAAGCCAGAGGTTGTTTACAG CAAACCGCTGACACCGACAACTCAGAGCAGCAAAGCCCTCCCATTCATCAAAGTCATTGAGATCAAATCATGA
- the LOC135932937 gene encoding protein C1orf43 homolog encodes MAESSPLSGVNVVLVMAYGSLVFVLLFIFVKRQIMRFAMRSRRGPHVPIGHNAPKGLREEIESRLSKVHEIRYEPRLLSEEDDRLKRASQISCYNYLYRMKALDAIRDSGIPLQEISGSPSAFTGRSFRNWLVELRNSHSLIKSSRSALIDRLLEGYDSARHGTGVFGEPEFLEYQQALNELADVVKAYSSTTSLDQHHQSAAKDLTGSPVRSTPSTIQVTYLPSTGQRSKRPKHFLELKSFKDNYNTLESTL; translated from the exons ATGGCAGAGTCATCGCCGTTATCTGGAGTCAATGTTGTTTTGGTTATGGCCTATGGAAGCTTG GTGTTTGTATTGCTGTTTATATTCGTCAAAAGGCAGATCATGCGTTTTGCAATGAGATCCCGCCGAGGGCCCCATGTACCTATTGGCCACAATGCACCAAAG GGTCTGAGGGAGGAGATTGAGTCCAGACTGTCCAAAGTTCATGAGATACGTTATGAACCTCGGCTCCTGTCAGAAGAAGACGACAGACTGAAGCGGGCATCACAGATAA GTTGCTACAACTACCTGTACAGGATGAAAGCTCTGGATGCAATCCGTGACTCAG GAATTCCTTTGCAGGAGATAAGTGGGAGCCCCAGCGCATTTACTGGACGCAGCTTCAGGAACTGGCTAGTTGAGCTGCGCAACTCCCACTCTCTGATAAAGAGCAGCCGCAGTGCACTTATTGACCGTTTGCTTGAAGGCTACGACAGCGCTCGTCATGGGACTGGG GTGTTTGGGGAACCCGAGTTTCTTGAATATCAGCAAGCTCTAAACGAACTGGCTGACGT TGTGAAGGCGTATTCCAGCACCACCAGCCTCGACCAGCATCACCAGTCCGCAGCCAAGGACCTGACAGGCTCTCCTGTCCGCAGCACTCCCTCCACCATCCAGGTCACCTACCTGCCTTCAACCGGCCAGCGCAGCAAGAGGCCCAAACACTTTCTGGAGCTCAAAAGTTTCAAAGACAACTACAACACACTGGAGAGCACGCTGTGA